A stretch of DNA from Streptomyces sp. NBC_01197:
GACACGTGCATCTGCGAGATGCCCAGCTCTTCGCCGATCTCCGACTGCGTCATGTTGGCGACGAAGCGCAGCGACAGGATCTGCCGGTCGCGCGAGGGGAGCCCGGCTATGAGGGGCTTGAGCGACTCGATGTACTCGACGCCTTCGAGGTCGTGGTCCTCGTAGCCGATCCGGTCGGCCAGCGCGCCCTCGGACTCGTCCTCCTCGGGCTGGGCGTCGAGCGAGCTCGCGGTGTACGCGTTGCTCGCCGCCATCCCTTCGACGACCTCTTCCTTGGTCAGGTCGAGGCGTGCGGCGAGTTCCGCCACGGTCGGGGCGCGGTCGAGCTGCTGGGCGAGCTCGTCGCCTGCCTTGGCGAGGTCGAGACGGAGCTCCTGGAGACGGCGCGGTACCCGCACCGACCAGGACGTGTCACGGAAGAAGCGCTTGATCTCGCCGATGATCGTCGGCATCGCGAACGTGGGGAATTCCACGCCTCTGCTGAGCTCGAAGCGGTCTATCGCCTTGATCAGCCCGATCGTGCCGACCTGGATGATGTCTTCCATCGGTTCGCTGCGTGAGCGGAACCGGGAGGCGGCGAACTTGACCAGGGCCAGGTTGAGCTCGACGAGCGTGTTACGGACATATGCGTACTCGTGCGTTCCCTCTTCGAGGGACTCCAGCCGCGAGAAGAGCGTCTTCGACAGGGCCCTGGCGTCCAGCGGGCCCACTTCGCCGTACGGCGGAATCTCAGGAAAATCCTCGATTCCGGACTCGATCCGGTGGGGCTGGGTAGGACGTGCAGTCGACGCATCGCTGCGGGATTCGTCGAGCCGGGGTGACATGGTGTCCTCCATGGTTCTCGGCATATGGCTGCCGATGCCTGTGTTCAGCGGTGTAGCGGCGCCTCCGAAGCCGACCGTGTTCGAATGATGTCGCTACTACCCCTACCGGCTGGCGATGGCCAAGCGCAAGTGTTAAATGTCCGTATTGATAAGGTTTGTTGGGGTTGTTCGGCTACCGGTCGACGTGCGAAAGGCGTAGTCTTCGTCGCACGTCAGCGACATCTCCAAGACGGCGAAGAGGAACGGACATGGACCGCGGGACGGTCGGCAGCACAAACCGGGGCCGGCTTCAGGTCGAAGTCAGGTCCGTTGACCGGAGTGAGGTGGTGACTCCGGCAGGTGAGCTCGATCACCACACTGCCGAATTGCTGAGCGAGCCGCTGGACGACGCGCTGGAGCGGGG
This window harbors:
- a CDS encoding RNA polymerase sigma factor SigF; its protein translation is MEDTMSPRLDESRSDASTARPTQPHRIESGIEDFPEIPPYGEVGPLDARALSKTLFSRLESLEEGTHEYAYVRNTLVELNLALVKFAASRFRSRSEPMEDIIQVGTIGLIKAIDRFELSRGVEFPTFAMPTIIGEIKRFFRDTSWSVRVPRRLQELRLDLAKAGDELAQQLDRAPTVAELAARLDLTKEEVVEGMAASNAYTASSLDAQPEEDESEGALADRIGYEDHDLEGVEYIESLKPLIAGLPSRDRQILSLRFVANMTQSEIGEELGISQMHVSRLLSRTLVKLRKGLTLEQ